From the Scylla paramamosain isolate STU-SP2022 chromosome 15, ASM3559412v1, whole genome shotgun sequence genome, one window contains:
- the LOC135107207 gene encoding uncharacterized protein LOC135107207 has product MKSNCPSKKRSCTFPGREEWPVWDTKGRPGNPPASSSQGTPRPTTAPPPLYFFRSPPIATRSVLRPRIQRSCCTKTLIRSARSTLSQSWKSSGPFVCGAGADKVTLCPSDDTTVPSECQTLI; this is encoded by the exons ATGAAGAGTAACTGTCCCTCTAAAAAAAG GTCTTGTACGTTTCCTGGCCGTGAGGAATGGCCTGTCTGGGACACAAAGGGACGACCAGGCAACCCACCAGCCAGCAGCTCACAGGGCACTCCTAGGCCCACCACCgctcctccacctttatattttttccgtTCTCCGCCCATCGCTACCAGGAGTGTATTAAGGCCACGGATCCAAAG GAGCTGTTGCACTAAAACTCTCATCCGGTCAGCGCGCTCTACGCTCTCACAGTCCTGGAAGAGCTCGGGGCCCTTTGTCTGCGGCGCGGGGGCTGATAAGGTCACGCTGTGCCCCAGTGATGACACTACTGTCCCTTCTGAATGCCAGACATTAATATAA